ACCCCATTGGTGCTGCATGGTGGCAGGGCGGGTCAGAAGTAGATGAGAGTAAGATATTCAGACCAAGAGAGGTCTTGCTGCCAAAACAACCAAATGCCAAACAAGAACTCAGATTCCAGCAGATGCCAGCATGGCTAGATGCCCACCAAGGATTAGTGAAAAGATTCTGAGTTGATGATATCCAGTGCCTTCCATTTAATGGGTTCAGGAGTCcaaataaactataataaaatagTTCCATTTCTTACACACCTGAGTTCTGGTTCCATGTTCTGCAATTCCTAACCTCTATACATGCTTAATGAAAAAGTGATCCTAGTCATGGAAGCATTCTAATAGTATGTTTGCAGAGgcaacattttgtctttttttcctgaattggGGGGTTGTTGATCAACTGCCTTCAGGAAATATTGTAATTTTGTAGTCATGGAACacataagatatttaaagaaacttCACTTAGGTCTTCTCATGCATTTTATTCCTTGCAGAGTTCAACATGACCAGAATGTATACATCAACAATATAGGAAGAGAAGCTTTATTTTATTAGTTCAACAGGGGTAGGAAAGGTTAGATAGTTTGATGCATATTAAGCAAAATTGTAGACACTATGTTGGTGAATGAACTATCAATATATTCAATCAATGACTAGTccatggctttttctttctttttttgaaaaggagATGCGTGTTCCCATGTTACCAAGATCTTTGGAGTGACTTCCTATAACCGATAGATTCTCCTGTAATCAAATTTACTTCTCCATTGAAGATGGTTATTTACAAAATAACCTTTGGAAGCCATTGATTTCCATCATTGTTTGCTCTCATTCTTAATTCTCTTAGCATTCCCCcctcattttaattgtttttttcctgttggttTTGTGAGAGAAAAGAATGAGTAGAACAATTGACATGTGTAACCccatcagtttaaaaatatttttttaaaaggatgtagaacaacttaaaaataggaaaaaatatacatttaacaaAACTGTAAGGCAACATGACATAAGTAAGTCTAAGATAAAAAGTGTCTATAATAGAGAGGTACCTGGAAACAAATTCTAAGggaaacaatgaaacaaacatGGTAAATCCACATTTATAAACTAAAGAAGATgttacagggggagggtatagctcagtggtagagtgtgtgcttagcatgcacgaggtccttggttcaatccccagtaactccattaaaataaataataataaacaaataaaagtaaataaaacctgATATCCCccctaatttaaagaaaaaaaaaagggataaaatactcggctttaaaaagaaaaaatagagggaaaaaagaataagaaaaataaaagttaaaaaatacagtgaCAATTTAgattgtcaaattaaaaaaattaaaagatgtaacAGTCATGATCTTATGTTcttattatcaaaataaataagcataagCATCTAAGAAATATAAGAAGAGATTATAGAAATGTGGTTCTCAATCAGCTCTAATTATTATATCATCTTATTTTTGTATACAATTATATGATTCATTTTACAATATGCTATTATAATAGGGAATATgctattccatttaaaaaagctAAACCTATAATCATTTTTACACCTTTGTATATAGTAAATCTACCTGTGTCAAATTAGTCATAGGacacacaatttaaaacaaatcacACAGCATGGCAGAAAGAATgtggattttgaagaaaaaaggtACCTCTATGCTTGTCTTCTTTACATACATTTGCGATCTTGAACAAGTTAATTAAACTCTGAGTCTCAGTAAATTCATCTATCAATAATAACAAAATGCACCTTGGAAGAGCTTTTCTTTGTGGATTCGAGAAAATGCATATTGCCATTGACACTCATGTGTTCTGTTAATTACATTAACGTCATTATCGCTGGCAAAGACAAGTCTGAAAGTTTTGACCTGTCAAAATACGTTAAGAAGGAACAACATTCAACCAGCAGAAAActattaaatgatacattttatataatgaaatatatagcTAAAATTATAAGTGttaaataaccttttaaaattattattttcaaaaaatgaaaatgattatcAAGCTTTCTCCCTCAGTTACTCCCAACATTGCTTTCTCTTACAATCCCAGGGCCTCCAGCCCAATGACATGCTTACTTCTGATTCCTTCTTGTCTTCATTTACCCTCACATCCTGGATGGACTTTATTGTTCAGTtctttaccctttttttttttttttttaaatggaggtatggggattgaacccaggacctcgtgcatgctaagcatgtgctcaatCACTGAGCTATATTCACCCCCCTGTTCAGTTCTTTAGAGACTTTATGTCAGTAtcttatggttttttgtttgtttgtttcttttcaatcCATTTTAGACATTTTCCTCCTCTATATTCTTCCGAGAAAACataacaaacaaagcaaaattatcCCTTATTGAGCTTTTAACATTTCCAGGTTTTCACCaacatttacataaattaatttaCACACATTTTACCAGCAATTTTAGgagtatttatttaatcatcacaacaaccaTTTCAAGAACTtctatcatcctcattttacagatgaggaagctaaaaTGCAGTGTGTAGTGAAGACACCAAACCATAAGAAATTAGGGCTCACACACAGACTGGCTCAAGTCCATGTTCTTAACAACTAATTATAGTAATTTGAAACAaagattcaaatttaatttaatctgaTGATTGATCATTCTCAAGTCTCTTCTGCTctcacatttgttttctaaacTCAAGGCACACGTAACAGAACTGCCTAGGAGACATTTCTACTTGCACACTTACAGACGCAGAATGCCCTAAACTGAGTGGGTTCCCttaattctttttccaaatttagTGTATAAGACAAAGCTTAGTGCTAAAGAGTCAAACAACAAATAATTGTTGATGActtaaaaaaactgttttcttcctgTGATCCTTTTCTTATTATATGGAACTGCTCTCCACTCAGGTAAAATCAGAAAAGCAGACATTATCTTTCACTACTTTTTCTCCTCAATCTACCACCATCAGTCAGCCACCAACCTCTCTACTTCCTGAGTCATAGAATCTCACTCCCATCCAATTCTATCCAGCCCTACTGACAACACCTCATCATAGCCACACCAATACTatttctcacctggattattgcaaCTGTATTTTATACTCTCTTCACCCACTTCTCTACTTTTCCAATGTCTTCCTCAaactttaaacaaagaaaagataTAATAATGATTATCTGGTTATGTCCCCTTCCCCCCTTATTTCATACTCATTGCTCTTAGGGTAAAGTCCAACCTCCTTAAATGACCCTACCTGATTAGAACCTGCAACCACAGATACATTTTGTGTCAAATTTTCCAACATgttttgttttagctattctaaaaatttttaaaaattcatcatattttgtcttgcttttggCCTCCCATCTTCCCTCTGGAACTAAACTCTACCGTACTTACAACTATCATATTCCTTATAATTTCATTGCTCAGTTATCAGCTTAAGTCACAATTTTTCTGGGAAGTTTTCTCTGATCCCgcaaatattttctatgtattctccttagcatgcttttttttttttttttttttttttttttttacgggggaggtaattaggtttatttatttatttacttatttttagaggaggtactagggattgaacccagggcctcatgtatgttaagcacacactctaccacttgagctataccctccccttccccctcccctagcATGCTACCTTTCATATAGTAATGACAGTGTTACGAGCAtttatggtaaatattttctctctagtACTCATGGCATGGTTACAGTCTGTGAATAAAGAGATCATGTTCCTCCTTGTTAACCTGACACAAAATGATCAATGATCTAAAGATAATGTAATTCGAAGATTACCTTGACTGTCCCCCTACACTGGGCTATTAAGAAATCCACTGATGCTCTTCTGGATAAGAacttatttctccaaagaaacaggaaagacaaAAATGCAACTGGAGTCATAACCTCTATGAGCAACAATGGTATATGTGACCCCTGAGAGAAACTAGCATACATTTGGAACTGAAGGTTCTCCAGAGGCCCACGCAGATGGAAGATCCCAGGTAAGACGGCAAATACTACAGCCAGATCACTTTTCTTTAGGAAACATTGACTGTTTCCTGAGGATATTGATTGATGCCTGAAAAGCCTGAGGGCCTTGATTGAGTGGCTCTGCTCCtcccagaaagaggagggagggtagagAGACCCAGGAGTCTCCTGAGTGGCTATAGAGCTAAAACTCTGGGGAGGTGATTCCTACATGCATGAGGTTTATAAAGGGGCCTCTTGAGGAGGCTGAGTGAGGGAATCACCTGGACTGAGTCTTCAAATAGGGCAGCAGTGAATCCCTATTCCAGGAGCAAGACTGGAGTCGGGGAGTGTcaggaacagaaaaatggaaggacACCTCTCCCTTCTGATGTTAGATGCAACCAAGGAAAGAATTTAACTTTTTGCCAGAGGCTTGCCTAGAGGGAAGATCCCAGCTGAGGTGAGGAACTCGGCAGCACaggctttttcattcttttaaataaggGTGTTCAAGGAACTGAATGAGATTTGGCTTTTCTCCTCTGGGACCCTTGATCGGCACAGGATGACTGTGTGTGCCCAGAATTAACTGTGGCTTTGTGTGCTCTTATCCTTTGTCTGGTAGAGGTCTCTAGGCTTTATCAGATCCTAACAGCAGACCGTGTGTTTACCATAGGAACTCTCTCTTAGAAAAGGCAGGGGTCCTTGTTAGCGAGACTCATCAGGAAAATTCCTGGGATTCTGACCTTGGCTCATCACCCTAGAGTCTATGGGGGCCTCTCCCTCATCCCGCTCCAGAGGAATGGAGTATACAGAATTAAACCCAATTATAAACTCCTGGTTCACATTGTGAGCTTCCTCAAGACAGAGACTGTGCAATAAACACAGTGGCAGTCATGTGGCATGTGCTCCCAAATTCTGTGCAGAGTCAAAATGGTACTTTCCACTTGTCCCAGATGATACAGAGAAATGATGCTTCTACTGCCTGTTTATACTTTCATGTACACATTGTCCCTTGAAGGACCGTACATCAGATATTGATAAGACAAGACCCCCAGAACCCTAAGAGGTCACTAAAGAAAATACACGCTCTTGGGAGCCGCCTATCAATTTCAGGATCATAGTTTCCCCATCTATAGCCAGACAAAGTAATTATTAAGCACCTAGtataattttcttaacatttatcaggaaataaacccatacacagCCAGGCtattttaatggcatttttgCTACATAATACAGGCTTGGGAGGATGCATACAGTATGGTCTCACATCTGAGGAAACTGACTATAGGATGCCTAAGCTTGAAGacagtatccttttttttttttttttttttttaagtggaggtaattcggtttatttatttatttaatgatttaatggaggtactgaggattgaacccaggaccttgtgcctgctaagagtgcactctaccactgagctataccctccctggcCCCCTTGAAGAAAGTATCTTGTACTCTTAGAAATCCACAAACTTTCTTCTGGATAAATATCAGGGTCCTCTTTTACTCCTGTGATGTTTTCTCcttgtgttttctctttattccaaAAGGCTCAGGGACATGACCTGCTTTTCTAAGAGCAACCACAGCCTTCTCTGtatcttgttatttttctgaCCCACACCTAGCTATGGAGAGAAACACAGTCTCTGTTTCTCAAACATTGTTCTGCTCATAAGAAACAGTAAAAACATGTGTCGATTTGGTCTtgaatgttttattaaatgtctCTGCAAAGACCTAATTTTCAGGGAGTAGCTCACAGAAATTTTACAAAGTCTCTATAGTCTGGAAATATAGTTAattattctgcatttcttttcttagatGAATCCAGGACCTTATGCACTGCTGCATATTTTTATCCCTGGGGATAGTTCACTATCTCAcccatctgtctttctcttccttttatacATTACTCTCTCATCCATGTTTTTAAACCAGAAGCTTTGAGGAATAAAACAACATTTGCATAATAATCGTAATTTAAACCTCTATGTGACTTAATTGTGCTTTAATTTTAGGGAACTTGCAGTGTTGGTGATTTCTATCCCAATGAGTATCCTGCTTATACAGACACAACCTCAGAGCATTCTCTTACACAAGATTTAGATTCTTTGTGATTTGTCCTGATTCTGATCTATTTCTGATATTATGGATATCTTATGAAGGAGGGAAGTATTCCACTGCTCGGTACTGAGACATGTCTTGATGCTTCTGAATTTATGGTAAAATAAGACTTCAGCATAAAAGGTACTAGGTTCTTTATTTTGGGTTGTGGGaaccaagaaaatggaaatagcGTAGATGATTGATACCTTTCAGCTCTCAGAATATTATAATGTGACCGGTCACATGAGCAACAGCTCATCAAGAGGTAAGTATTGGAAGAAAAAGAGATAGAGATATGAGGAGACATAGAGAAAGAACTTGAACCTTCAATTAACGTCAAGTAATTTTGGAAAGGGCGGATGCAGAAAGAGAACCAGTGAATGGCGAAGGAGCAATGAAAACTATCATGTGAGGATATTTGGAGGGAATGAAGTAATCAGTCAGGTGGAAGAATAAAAAAGCATCTACCTCCAAAGACAGAATAGATATGACACGtttagaacagtgcttctcagaTATCACTGTGCATCTGAACCACCTGGGGATTGTGATAAAATGCGCATTTTGATTCAATGGGTTGGAAGTGGATTCCAAGGCTGTACGTCCAACAAACCCTCGTACTTAATTGTTAATTGTGGCTGGCTATGGCTTCTGATAGCCAGCCTCTAGAAAGGGGTAACTGGTGGAGTGACAAAGCAATTGGAAGTGATGGTAATGCTTATTGCATTCCATCCAACACTGATACTCGgtttcaaaagcaaacaaagaaaagcattttagCTGAAAGTATTTATCATGATtgtgaaagacaaaattaaaatcaaaattgaaTGTGCCCCTAAAGTTACCAATCACAGCAAGAAAGCAGTTAAGTAAGATTCTTACCCCTTTGTAAtcattcatcttgcttgttgTTGCTATCACtattgttgcaaaaaaaaaaaaaaaaaaaaaaacccacgcaTACACACAATATGAGAAtaggaaataggaaaaattaggaaataggaaaaattaatgtaaatgtttcttttaatttgagaaaaaattaaCCACTaacctaatatttttttttctaattatggaAAGACCAGTATAACTCATCTTAAGTGTAACATGCGTATCTCTACTCTTCTGCAGGAAAATACTTGCAGTTACATTTATCTCATCAATTAATTATCCACAAGTATGAAGATTGTGATGGAGGCTTCTTTGCTACATTATCACTGAAAAATCTGGGTTCCTGGGTAGAAGGTTTCTAGAAGGCTGCTCTCCCCCTGTGCACATACTATGTGGCCCAATAGGAGTGCTGCCCCCTTCCTGCTGACCGGCTTCCCAGGTCTGGAGGCAGCCCATCACTGGATCTCCATCCCCTTCTTTGCAGTCTACGTCTCTGTGCTTCTTGGCAATGGTACCCTCCTCTACCTCATCAAGGATGACCATGGTCTTCATGAACCCATGTACTATTTCCTTGCCATGCTGGCAGGCACAGATCTTGCCGGGGCCAGCTGGCAAATCAACAGGTCCTGATAGCATGgctgagagactgagaaagaaagagacaagacaAAGAGTGGGGTCGAGAGGGATGCACTTCAAGCCTGCAAGACGCTAGGCTAAAAGTTGCCGTccgctttatttttaaagttacttatatactatttctacttttattgatTTACTACATGTCCAGTTGTAAAAGACAAATGTCTCAATCTTTAAGGTTTACAAATTCTAGCAAAACATTTTAACTATAGCTTTTAAGATCCTTATCACTCCGGCCATAAACTAGATCCTACTTACctaaattccttaacctctctgaagcagagcatcttaaagaaaaacatttggtgGCTATATATCTTTATTAACTCTCAGGGTGGCGGGACAGGGAATGTCTCTTTGATCATTCCCAGAGCCCTGCTTCCAGCACTTTAAGGTTTTTAGGCCTTTTGTCTTTGCTTTCAGCCCTCAGGTTATGAGGTGGCTCCCCGCAGATCTGATGGTGACATTGACCACGATGCCAACAGTAATGGGTGTCTTATGGGTGAATCACCGAGACATAAGCCATGGGGCCTGCTTCCTGCAGGCCTATTTCATTCACTCCCTTTCCATTGTAGAATCGGGTGTCTTGCTTGCCATGGCCTATGACCATTTCATTGCCATCCGCACCCCTCTGAGGTACAACTCCATTCTTACCAATTCTCGGGTGATGAAGGTAGGATTGGGGGTAATAATAAGGGGCTTTTTATCGCTTGTGCCCCcaattctgctgcttttttggtTCCCATATTGCCATTCCCATGTTCTTTCCCATGCCTTTTGCCTCCATCAGGATGTCATGAAACTCGCCTGTGCCGATATTACCTTTAATCATGTATACCCAGTTATTCTGGTTGCTTTGACTTTCTTCCTAGATGCTCTGATTATCTTCTTCTCTTATATCCTCATCCTTAAGACAGTGATGGTCATTGCCTCAGGAGAGGCACGAGCTAAGGCCCTCAACACGTGTGTCTCCCATATCAGCTGTGTCCTAGTCTTTTACATCACAGTGATTGGCCTGACTTTCATCCACAGGTTTGGGAAGCATGCCCCACATGTGGTCCACGTTACCATGAGCTATGtctactttctctttcctccattcATGAACCCCATAATATACAGCATCAAGACCAAGCAGATTCAGAGAAGCATTGTTTGCCTATTTTCTGTGCACAGTAGGGCTTGAGACTCTATTTCAGAATCTTGAGATCTCTAGGATTTTTTTGCCTTTCCTATTATTGGAAGAGAACCTAGTTTTTATACGCATACTTTTTTTACACTTATACCTTTTTTTTCAGAGATAGATGagatttttaattattacatAAATCTAGACATTGACTTGAACAGATAGAGAATCCTTCATTAGAATATTTATTatagcatatataatatattatatattttaatctgcATGTGAGAATATGCATATTAGAATATATAATACTATGTtagaatatgtataatatatattgcAATAAAGAGTATAAGTGCCAGTGACCTTGGGGAAAGGGATATAGGAAAGAGTGAGATGGGACATTACAGATCCTGTCTGTAAAGGAAGAATAAGCACTACTTTAGAAAACATCAAGATAAGCTGACTAAAATAGCCTGGTTCAAACATGGGTGATCTGAAAAAAGAGGTAGTTTGGAGGTACATTTTGTGTATTctatacaaaaaaattagaatgacatatttatcattttctcgTATCTATGTTTTGTATCTAACTGTATTGGAAATGCTGTTGCTCTGTAAGGAAACAAACTTTGGAGAGGAAAATTAGCAAATGTACAGAATTCTAGAAAGCTTACTTCTGAAACTTCAGTCTCCCTTAGCATATCCATGTATTTTATCATTAGAGGGAAACTGATACGATTAAGACTTCAATAGCAACCAACTAATCTCCTATCAGCTAGTTGAAGCCAGATTCCCCATCAATCCTTTCCTTCATTCCAAAGGCTGCTGTACACCCACGCaactaattttcttcttttcagcttTCTACTGTACCTCCTGATATTTCACCCCAGGTTTCCATCTCTCCTCCCTTGCTTCTTACATAAAAGAACTCAGGGCTTTTTTACTTTACGACATTTTCCTGCTAATCAGGGCAGAAAACCTGGCAAAAGTAATGTTATGCACTGATAACAATAGTTTCTTCCTTCAACCTTCTTCGAACTCTTTGAGTCTTTATGCTGTTCATTTTGGTTGAACTGTGGTCTACAGTCTATTGTTAATGTTATAGATAATTAACTTATTCATCTACTGTTAGTTCTGTGCTATTAAATGGATCTAGTCTGGTTATGAGTAGGTGGCCAAAAAAGTTATAATGTTCATTGCTCTCTGAAGACTGCTGTTTCTTCCTATTTCTAAGCTGATTCTTCTACTTGAACCTCCTTCCCACATTCTATTTGCTGATTGAAAACTTATGGAAATAATCAGTCCAGTCTAGATTCTCTCTGTCTCACCTAAGGGACTCTCCATACTGATGTTCTCTCGAGGCAATGAGCACTCTAAGAATATTCCAGTAACTTCAACAGGGAAAAAACTCATCTATCATTTTCACTGGAGAAAGCTAGTATCAGTTGCCTCCACTTTCATTATCCTCTCCCTAAATGCAGTGTATACAGAGATGCATTGTCTAACAATGAAGAGCCAGTGAATCCTCAATGTGAAAAATACGACATATAAGATTTACTGTATTATTTAGAAACATGTATAAGCAATAGAAGTTGCAGGTAGAGAAATTGACTCTGGCTCTTTTAAGCTAGTAATTGGATTCCAATTGGCATTTAATTGGAAGAATATTAGGGTGGCATTCAGAATTACTCGCAAAATGTTCAGGCAACAAGGCATTTCCCATGAAACAAGtagtaaatgtccatcaattctCTTTTAGCAGAAACAGGATCTACTTCTGCAGCTATGAACCTGAGTCCTGAGGACACCACTGTTACAACGTCCATTCTGTACACATTagtcttttcttttcatatcagTTTTGAATCAAGTTATAGGATtcaatttgctttgttttaatcatttttgaacCAAGTTGTAGAATCTACATATTAGAGCCTGGATGAGACTGTGCCCTGgatttgggggttggggagagcaAAATTCTCCTTTTCGCTTCTGTGGTGGGGCGGaactaataaaaaatgaaatggtaaATAATGAGAGATTCCTTCAAATTTGGAGGGATATTTGGATACAGAACAACTCAAAACTAATACATGTCTACTCCTGCAGCATTTAGTCATTATGCATCTGGTTAGCGATGGTCCTTGGAAAGCTGGACATGAGGGTTCTATTCattgttattttggttttggttgtcT
This Camelus ferus isolate YT-003-E chromosome 10, BCGSAC_Cfer_1.0, whole genome shotgun sequence DNA region includes the following protein-coding sequences:
- the LOC102522983 gene encoding olfactory receptor 51B2 isoform X1 translates to MWPNRSAAPFLLTGFPGLEAAHHWISIPFFAVYVSVLLGNGTLLYLIKDDHGLHEPMYYFLAMLAGTDLAVTLTTMPTVMGVLWVNHRDISHGACFLQAYFIHSLSIVESGVLLAMAYDHFIAIRTPLRYNSILTNSRVMKVGLGVIIRGFLSLVPPILLLFWFPYCHSHVLSHAFCLHQDVMKLACADITFNHVYPVILVALTFFLDALIIFFSYILILKTVMVIASGEARAKALNTCVSHISCVLVFYITVIGLTFIHRFGKHAPHVVHVTMSYVYFLFPPFMNPIIYSIKTKQIQRSIVCLFSVHSRA
- the LOC102522983 gene encoding olfactory receptor 51B2 isoform X2, whose amino-acid sequence is MWPNRSAAPFLLTGFPGLEAAHHWISIPFFAVYVSVLLGNGTLLYLIKDDHGLHEPMYYFLAMLAGTDLMVTLTTMPTVMGVLWVNHRDISHGACFLQAYFIHSLSIVESGVLLAMAYDHFIAIRTPLRYNSILTNSRVMKVGLGVIIRGFLSLVPPILLLFWFPYCHSHVLSHAFCLHQDVMKLACADITFNHVYPVILVALTFFLDALIIFFSYILILKTVMVIASGEARAKALNTCVSHISCVLVFYITVIGLTFIHRFGKHAPHVVHVTMSYVYFLFPPFMNPIIYSIKTKQIQRSIVCLFSVHSRA